From Synchiropus splendidus isolate RoL2022-P1 chromosome 10, RoL_Sspl_1.0, whole genome shotgun sequence, the proteins below share one genomic window:
- the tmtc4 gene encoding protein O-mannosyl-transferase TMTC4 — MGLSEVQWDHHIPLPKLGPIQSKVIVGVVALVCFINSYDGDFVFDDSEAIVNNKDLRPATPVANIWSNDFWGSNLSSNSSHKSYRPLTVFTFRLNYLLAGGLHPVGFHVLNIVLHAVISALMIDVFSILIGGLAYDDKSRIVNHAPKTSLLSALLFAAHPIHTESVAGIVGRADLLCALFFQLSFLTYCKAFHRGRDKDGSFSVQWVVVSLCLCAAAMLCKEQGITVLGVNAAFDVLVICNVNVYELSQRLLLRKKPLHVGEVWQMGLLTRLALMCFGGVLMLYARWRIMGTGPPEFTEVDNPASFLDNVFLRIVNYNYYYSLNAWLLLCPWWLCFDWSMGCVPLIKSAADWRMVWLLLLWCVLIGLISQALCSLDSQRRRTLTLSLVLLVVPFLPACNIFFRVGFVIAERVLYLSSAGYCLLLAYCLGHCCHRWRRYKSLLCASALALLCMYVARCALRSHQWRTEQSLFTSALTVCPLNAKVHYNVGKNLADRGNTSAAIRYYRTAVGLHPTYVHAMNNLGNILKERNELTEAEQLLSKAVSIQPDFAAAWMNLGIVQNSLQKFNEAEQSYWNAIRFRRKYPDCYYNLGRLYADQHRHIDALNAWRNATLLKPEHSLAWNNMVILLDNTGNLGQAEVIGREALKLLPNDHTIMFSLANVLGKLEKYKESEGFFLQALHINPSAASCHGNLAVLYHRWGKLELAKKHYELSLKIDPEAPGTKDNYNMLLRKLDQARRP, encoded by the exons ATGGGCTTGTCTGAGGTGCAGTGGGACCACCACATCCCCCTCCCTAAACTGGGTCCCATCCAGTCCAAGGTCATCGTCGGTGTGGTGGCACTTGTGTGCTTCATCAACAGTTATGATGGGGACTTTGTGTTTGACGACTCTGAAGCTATTGTCAACAACAAG GACTTGAGACCAGCAACTCCCGTGGCCAACATCTGGAGCAACGATTTCTGGGGAAGCAACCTCAGTAGCAACTCTAGTCACAAATCCTACCGTCCCCTGACCGTGTTCACGTTCAG GTTGAACTACCTATTGGCAGGAGGTCTGCACCCTGTTGGCTTCCACGTGCTCAACATCGTCCTCCATGCTGTCATATCCGCCCTCATGATTGATGTCTTCTCCATCCTCATTGGAGGACTGGCTTATGATGACAAGAGCCGCATAGTGAACCACGCACCAAAGACCTCGCTGCTTTCTGCTCTCCTTTTTGCTGCTCATCCTATCCATACGGAAAGT GTGGCTGGTATTGTCGGTCGGGCAGATCTTTTATGTGCCCTGTTCTTCCAGCTCTCTTTTCTCACCTACTGCAAAGCTTTCCACCGAG GCCGTGACAAAGATGGCAGTTTTTCTGTCCAGTGGGTCGTGGTCAGCCTCTGTCTGTGTGCTGCAGCAATGCTTTGCAAAGAGCAAGGCATCACCGTCTTG GGTGTTAACGCAGCCTTTGATGTCCTCGTGATCTGTAATGTTAATGTGTATGAACTCAGCCAGAGGCTACTCCTCAGGAAGAAGCCCCTCCAT GTGGGTGAGGTGTGGCAAATGGGGCTGCTCACGCGGCTGGCGCTCATGTGTTTCGGAGGAGTGTTAATGCTGTACGCACGCTGGAGGATCATGGGAACTGGACCACCCGAGTTCACTGAAGTAGACAATCCTGCTTCCTTCCTGGACAACGTGTTCCTGAGA ATAGTGAACTACAATTACTACTACTCACTGAATgcctggctgctgctgtgtccCTGGTGGCTGTGCTTTGATTGGTCCATGGGCTGTGTGCCGCTCATTAAGTCAGCCGCCGATTGGAGGAtggtgtggctgctgctgctctggtgtGTGCTGATAGGCTTGATAAGCCAAGCCTTGTGCTCGCTGGACAGCCAGAGGAGGAG GACGCTCACCTTGTCTCTGGTGCTGCTGGTAGTTCCCTTTCTCCCAGCGTGTAACATCTTCTTCAGGGTGGGCTTTGTCATTGCTGAAAGGGTCCTCTACCTGTCGTCCGCCGGCTACTGCCTGCTGCTGGCCTACTGCCTGGGCCACTGCTGCCACCGCTGGAGGAGATACAAG agcCTGCTTTGTGCGTCAGCGCTGGCTCTGTTGTGTATGTATGTAGCACGCTGCGCTTTACGGAGCCATCAGTGGCGCACGGAGCAAAGCCTCTTCACCAGTGCCCTGACCGTCTGCCCTCTCAACGCAAAA GTCCACTACAATGTTGGTAAGAATCTAGCCGACAGAGGAAACACTTCCGCCGCCATCAGATACTACAGGACAGCCGTCGG CCTTCATCCCACCTACGTCCACGCCATGAACAACTTGGGGAACATCCTGAAGGAAAGAAACGAACTGACTGAAGCCGAGCAGCTGCTGTCCAAAGCCGTGTCCATCCA GCCCGACTTCGCCGCTGCCTGGATGAATCTGGGTATCGTCCAGAACAGCCTgcagaaattcaatgaagcagAGCAAAGCTACTGGAACGCCATTCGCTTCAGGAGGAAATACCCAGACTGCTACTACAACCTGGGACGCTTG TATGCAGATCAGCACAGACACATTGACGCCCTCAACGCCTGGAGAAATGCGACGCTGCTGAAGCCAGAACACAGCCTGGCCTGGAACAACATGGTCATCCTGCTGGACAATACTG GCAACCTGGGCCAAGCTGAGGTCATTGGACGTGAAGCTCTGAAGCTCCTCCCTAATGACCACACCATCATGTTTTCTCTGGCCAACGTCCTGGGAAAGCTTGAAAAATACAAG GAATCCGAGGGCTTCTTCCTTCAGGCTCTCCACATCAACCCGAGTGCCGCGAGCTGCCATGGAAACTTGG CTGTGCTGTACCATCGCTGGGGGAAACTGGAGCTGGCGAAAAAACACTACGAGCTCTCGCTGAAGATCGACCCCGAGGCTCCGGGAACCAAGGACAACTACAACATGCTGCTGCGCAAGCTAGACCAAGCTCGACGGCCCTGA